In the genome of Leptospira noumeaensis, one region contains:
- a CDS encoding GGDEF domain-containing protein, translated as MFLRIYHPTFTATNISDIGSSLQIFSVMTAVTSIISLLFVDSLVRTKEASFWIAFFRISSLALCFFVYLFGKKKVRLFQRHIYGITSLVLIGLILLYIPMMVYDKPNHAYYLFGSAIVIASASILLWIEPFRILLLSTLYIAVFIPLHLNFSRIQGFDRFIFYQDVLIVSFLLAFGFVANLLINYWRFEEYRVKARLRITVGKLLRINQKIEDLSRVDSMTELFNRRHLLEQFDLYKKRSNREGFIIGLVILDLDRLKAINDKYGHKQGDLAIQAFAKTVKSRTRITDIAARIGGDEFCLLVSPIDKEGLEILTESIREKLERLQIPIHNQPGESLTLTVSIGATLFRPEDDPSFDELYHKIDTALYTSKNEGRNRITLIES; from the coding sequence ATGTTTTTACGAATCTACCATCCAACCTTTACCGCCACAAATATTTCTGATATTGGTTCTTCTTTACAAATTTTCAGTGTGATGACGGCGGTTACGTCTATCATTTCATTACTTTTTGTGGATTCCCTTGTTCGCACGAAAGAAGCCAGTTTCTGGATCGCTTTTTTTCGAATTTCCTCCCTTGCGCTTTGTTTCTTTGTCTACTTATTCGGGAAAAAAAAAGTCCGATTGTTCCAAAGGCATATTTATGGAATTACTAGTTTAGTTCTGATCGGTCTCATCCTGCTTTACATTCCAATGATGGTTTATGATAAACCAAACCATGCGTATTATTTGTTCGGGTCTGCCATTGTCATTGCGAGTGCATCCATTCTATTGTGGATTGAGCCCTTTCGGATTTTATTACTCTCTACTTTGTACATAGCTGTATTCATTCCCTTACATTTAAATTTTTCACGTATCCAAGGATTTGATCGGTTTATCTTTTACCAAGATGTTTTGATAGTATCCTTTTTACTTGCCTTTGGGTTTGTTGCAAACCTTCTCATCAACTATTGGCGTTTCGAAGAATACAGAGTGAAAGCTAGGTTACGAATCACCGTAGGTAAATTACTTCGTATCAATCAAAAAATCGAAGACCTTTCCCGAGTGGATTCTATGACCGAACTCTTTAACAGGCGTCATCTGTTAGAACAATTTGATCTCTATAAAAAAAGATCCAACCGGGAAGGATTCATCATTGGACTTGTGATTTTAGATTTGGACCGATTGAAAGCCATCAATGATAAGTATGGCCACAAACAAGGTGACCTTGCCATCCAAGCCTTTGCCAAAACTGTAAAATCGAGAACGAGAATCACTGACATTGCAGCAAGGATTGGTGGAGATGAGTTTTGTTTATTAGTATCTCCTATCGATAAAGAAGGTTTGGAGATACTTACAGAATCCATTCGGGAAAAATTGGAACGTTTGCAAATTCCGATCCACAACCAACCAGGGGAATCTCTGACCTTAACCGTCTCCATCGGTGCGACACTATTCCGTCCCGAAGACGACCCAAGTTTTGACGAACTCTACCACAAAATTGATACGGCCCTTTACACCTCAAAAAATGAGGGCAGAAACCGAATTACCCTGATCGAATCTTAA
- the mqnC gene encoding cyclic dehypoxanthinyl futalosine synthase translates to MNLDSFSFSSNDPADAVLLNAVAGKRISPAEALILYKTGDFLKIQMVARYLREKVRPHTQASYTMFRVVNYTNYCNVECSFCSFMDEIGNGKGYVLSKEDILQKMDYAVEEGADQMFLQGGVYPNLPFEYYLDVIRTVKSKYPKMHIRAFSPVEIINLETITGKPLREVLLILKEAGLDSVPGAGAEILTERMRQIISPKKATVSEWVRAMETCHEVGLLGSANVVFGSEETEEEVIEHLSVVRDLQDRTGGFLSFIPWTFQPQTKRFKVRPVPTHEYLKVLGICRIFLDNIKHIETSVMVLGKGVGQLALYSGADDISSVVIEENVLRSFGLKTEKEARKFLTEGGFQPIRRNLLYTEEYDCNQVGVDLG, encoded by the coding sequence ATGAACTTAGACTCGTTTTCATTTAGCTCAAATGACCCCGCAGATGCTGTCCTTTTGAACGCCGTAGCAGGCAAACGCATCTCTCCTGCCGAGGCCCTCATCCTCTATAAAACAGGAGATTTTTTAAAGATCCAAATGGTGGCCCGGTACCTTCGGGAGAAGGTAAGGCCACACACCCAAGCCAGTTACACGATGTTCCGGGTTGTGAATTATACCAATTATTGTAATGTGGAATGTAGTTTTTGTTCCTTTATGGATGAGATCGGGAATGGAAAAGGTTACGTCCTCTCCAAAGAAGATATCCTCCAGAAAATGGATTATGCCGTAGAAGAAGGAGCTGACCAAATGTTCCTCCAAGGTGGTGTGTATCCAAACCTTCCTTTTGAATACTATTTGGATGTGATTCGCACTGTGAAATCCAAATACCCGAAGATGCATATCCGTGCCTTTTCCCCTGTAGAAATCATCAATTTAGAAACCATCACGGGAAAACCTTTACGAGAAGTATTACTGATTTTAAAAGAAGCTGGCCTTGATTCGGTTCCAGGTGCAGGTGCGGAAATTCTTACGGAACGAATGCGCCAAATCATCTCTCCCAAAAAAGCCACAGTATCAGAATGGGTGCGAGCGATGGAAACCTGCCACGAAGTGGGACTACTCGGATCAGCAAACGTCGTTTTTGGATCGGAAGAAACGGAAGAAGAGGTGATTGAACACCTAAGTGTGGTTCGTGACCTGCAAGATCGTACAGGTGGATTTTTATCCTTCATTCCTTGGACCTTCCAACCACAAACAAAACGCTTCAAAGTGAGGCCCGTTCCAACGCATGAGTATTTAAAGGTTCTGGGAATCTGTCGGATTTTCTTAGACAATATCAAACATATTGAAACATCCGTCATGGTGCTCGGAAAAGGCGTTGGGCAACTGGCACTTTATTCTGGTGCTGATGATATTTCTTCTGTTGTGATTGAAGAAAATGTCCTCCGTTCCTTTGGATTGAAAACAGAAAAAGAAGCACGAAAATTTCTGACAGAAGGTGGGTTCCAACCAATCCGACGGAATTTACTTTATACCGAAGAATATGACTGCAACCAAGTGGGAGTGGATCTGGGCTAA
- a CDS encoding (Fe-S)-binding protein, translating to MDIGRILFHLLFTAFFVVANIVFVRAILYRLGLIFNGRPAFFNEDAKKNLNIGFRLKSFLINVVLQKKNFREPVRGIMHAFVFYGFLVYTIHTTSQMVAGVFGYVMDDPYKFALPDFLFGEAANHIYEQAVNYVSILVLTGLGFFAWRRWIKKAKGLDVHSPASAIVISMIATLMVTTLLGNGAKTVAATYFTHAGLIDGAIGSVWESIGVANSSADIVFQIMWWGHIITVFSFMLYVPTSKHAHLIFAPFNYFLATDTPKGQLSKLNLDDENAVWGSNRVEDFPWPNLLDGMSCIECGRCQVECPANRTGKVLNPKAIIVELKHQMLEKMPEVAAARAGKTPEEGAEAVAALDTGVINSHEGLSEEALWGCTTCYACVEACPVGNNQVNAIIEMRRHLVLAESKMSPELQKAFTNMENNSNPWGVGAHTRADWADGLGVKVLSEAEDKNVDVLYWVGCAGAFDERNKKISRDFVKIMQKAEVNFGILGTEEGCSGDSARRGGNEYLYQTLAQTNVDTINGYGIKKIVTACPHCYNTIKNEYPQFGGNFEVIHHSEYINQLSKDGKIDVKVADDANTGKYTYHDSCYIGRYNNNYDNPRDVVKKVSGGKIEEAVDHHSKGLCCGAGGAQYWMEEHVDESNPESTRVNSKRTGQLLDTGATTIATACPFCITMITDGVKAAEKIDSVKVKDIAELVAENID from the coding sequence ATGGATATCGGAAGAATACTCTTTCACCTATTATTCACAGCATTTTTCGTCGTAGCAAACATTGTGTTTGTCCGCGCCATCCTTTACAGGCTCGGACTGATCTTCAATGGTCGTCCTGCTTTCTTCAATGAAGATGCAAAAAAGAACCTAAATATCGGATTTCGTTTAAAAAGTTTTTTAATAAACGTTGTCCTTCAAAAGAAAAACTTCCGAGAACCAGTGCGCGGTATCATGCACGCGTTTGTATTCTACGGATTCCTCGTGTATACCATCCACACAACAAGCCAAATGGTTGCTGGTGTGTTTGGTTATGTTATGGACGATCCATACAAATTTGCTCTACCTGATTTTTTATTCGGAGAAGCGGCAAACCATATCTATGAACAAGCAGTTAACTATGTTTCCATCCTTGTATTAACAGGTCTTGGATTCTTTGCTTGGAGACGTTGGATCAAAAAGGCAAAGGGCCTTGATGTTCACTCTCCAGCTTCTGCGATTGTGATTAGTATGATTGCCACTCTTATGGTCACCACCTTACTTGGAAATGGTGCCAAAACGGTTGCGGCAACTTACTTCACTCATGCCGGTCTCATTGATGGAGCCATCGGATCCGTTTGGGAATCCATTGGTGTTGCGAACTCTTCTGCAGATATCGTTTTTCAAATTATGTGGTGGGGACATATCATCACTGTGTTCTCGTTTATGTTGTATGTTCCTACATCAAAACACGCTCACTTAATTTTTGCTCCGTTTAACTACTTCCTTGCGACAGACACTCCTAAAGGCCAACTATCTAAACTCAATTTAGATGATGAAAATGCCGTTTGGGGATCAAACCGCGTAGAAGATTTCCCTTGGCCAAACTTACTTGATGGTATGTCTTGTATCGAATGTGGTCGTTGCCAAGTGGAATGCCCTGCCAATAGAACAGGTAAAGTATTAAATCCAAAAGCTATCATTGTAGAACTCAAACACCAAATGTTAGAGAAGATGCCAGAAGTTGCGGCTGCTCGTGCAGGCAAAACTCCTGAAGAAGGTGCAGAAGCAGTTGCTGCTTTAGACACAGGAGTCATCAACTCACATGAAGGTTTAAGTGAAGAAGCACTTTGGGGATGTACTACTTGTTATGCGTGCGTGGAAGCATGTCCTGTTGGAAACAACCAAGTAAACGCCATCATTGAAATGCGCCGTCACTTAGTTCTTGCTGAATCAAAAATGAGTCCAGAACTACAAAAAGCCTTCACAAACATGGAAAACAATTCCAATCCATGGGGTGTGGGAGCTCATACAAGAGCAGATTGGGCTGATGGACTTGGTGTTAAAGTTCTTTCAGAAGCAGAAGACAAAAACGTCGACGTACTCTACTGGGTAGGTTGTGCGGGTGCTTTTGATGAAAGAAACAAAAAGATCTCTCGTGACTTTGTCAAAATCATGCAAAAAGCAGAAGTGAACTTTGGAATCCTTGGAACCGAAGAAGGTTGTTCTGGAGACTCGGCTCGCCGCGGTGGTAATGAATACCTTTACCAAACTCTAGCACAAACAAACGTAGACACAATCAACGGTTACGGAATTAAAAAAATCGTGACTGCTTGTCCACACTGCTACAACACAATCAAAAACGAATATCCACAATTTGGTGGAAATTTCGAAGTCATCCACCACTCGGAATACATCAACCAACTTTCCAAAGATGGTAAAATTGATGTGAAAGTGGCTGATGATGCAAACACAGGAAAATACACTTACCACGACTCTTGTTACATCGGTCGTTATAACAACAATTACGACAACCCTCGTGATGTTGTGAAAAAAGTATCCGGTGGTAAAATCGAAGAAGCAGTCGACCATCACTCCAAAGGACTTTGTTGTGGTGCCGGTGGTGCGCAGTACTGGATGGAAGAACATGTGGATGAATCCAACCCAGAAAGTACACGTGTGAATAGCAAACGTACAGGACAACTTCTGGATACGGGAGCCACAACCATCGCAACAGCTTGTCCATTCTGTATCACGATGATTACAGATGGTGTCAAAGCGGCTGAAAAAATTGACTCTGTCAAAGTAAAAGACATTGCAGAATTAGTTGCCGAAAACATCGACTAA
- a CDS encoding FecR domain-containing protein, whose translation MNFQNFLIFSSLYRRKRWKETSAFFIEEPPRYPFSFYLFLFIILANFSPISVSAESKPIIQPPEGDGITIVVEKGQTLSIISKTYLDDPRKWKELLKSNQIDNPNLIIPGMKLWIPKSLGKKPLADIQRYSGKTEVLKVSQKKSDWTSATLGEGLYAKDEVRTFKESEAQFLLLSGSRFEITENSHVIMEKGKSDTEPDELYLRRGRIRSLIQKKPSTNQRMFLLKTDAAVSEVRGTDFVTEVDASGNTTLSCYEGLVAVTAENVTVNVNSGFATFVEKGKPPLKPFTLPDPPKPKEE comes from the coding sequence ATGAATTTTCAAAATTTCCTCATCTTTAGTAGTCTGTATAGAAGGAAAAGGTGGAAGGAAACTTCCGCCTTTTTTATTGAAGAACCACCCCGCTACCCTTTCTCTTTTTATCTTTTTCTTTTTATCATTTTAGCAAATTTCTCTCCTATATCAGTTTCTGCTGAATCGAAACCAATCATCCAACCACCAGAAGGTGACGGGATCACGATAGTTGTAGAAAAAGGCCAAACTCTCAGTATCATCTCTAAAACTTATTTGGATGATCCGAGAAAATGGAAGGAACTACTCAAATCCAACCAAATCGATAATCCCAATCTCATCATTCCTGGGATGAAGTTATGGATTCCCAAAAGTTTAGGTAAAAAACCCTTAGCGGACATCCAAAGGTATTCGGGAAAAACTGAAGTTCTAAAAGTATCTCAAAAAAAATCTGATTGGACTTCGGCAACTCTTGGGGAAGGACTTTATGCTAAGGATGAAGTTAGAACCTTCAAAGAATCAGAAGCACAGTTCCTTTTGTTATCAGGATCACGATTTGAAATCACAGAAAACAGCCACGTGATTATGGAAAAAGGAAAATCAGATACGGAACCAGATGAGCTCTACTTACGAAGAGGGCGAATTCGTTCTCTCATTCAGAAAAAACCATCAACAAACCAACGTATGTTTCTATTAAAAACAGATGCCGCAGTTTCCGAAGTCAGGGGAACTGACTTTGTGACTGAGGTTGATGCTTCTGGAAACACAACTTTAAGTTGTTACGAGGGACTTGTGGCGGTAACTGCCGAAAATGTAACAGTAAATGTAAATTCGGGATTTGCTACCTTTGTAGAAAAGGGAAAACCTCCGTTAAAACCATTTACTTTGCCGGACCCACCGAAACCAAAAGAAGAATGA
- a CDS encoding LBF_2017 N-terminal domain-containing protein yields MNPLLRLRFSLVLSLLIVTSSPILSESKNLKFSLEPDREDIIQYEFELWKQTSFDLEIPFRVLSNPGKIQLFIPNGYEYFRIRAVAKRQVRGFWTDLYAVKSFGKPKPKEPTKIVSRKPNTADVLVPISNSEGTNHFFLTENKIQVKPILTHPMKTSVRYRLNGGAWKVTKLPELSFSKDGDYKLEYQVTNELGVSDSMQVWEFSVDNTPPKTEFHWQPEIYKKSSIQYVSKNTNLQLKAIDEGSGLDTIRFRTVCGKNPQSEWFEWDPKNSWMGIIHSCPNDLEIEISAIDRLGNEEVPNKIYLKRTNQGN; encoded by the coding sequence ATGAATCCGTTGTTACGTTTGAGGTTTTCTTTAGTTCTCTCCTTACTAATCGTGACTAGCAGTCCTATACTTTCCGAATCAAAAAACCTCAAATTCTCTCTGGAACCAGACAGAGAGGATATCATTCAATATGAATTTGAGTTATGGAAACAAACTTCATTTGATTTAGAAATTCCATTTCGTGTTCTATCCAATCCAGGTAAAATCCAACTGTTTATTCCCAATGGATACGAATACTTTCGAATTCGTGCCGTCGCCAAACGCCAAGTGCGCGGATTTTGGACGGATTTATATGCAGTTAAGTCTTTTGGAAAACCCAAACCAAAAGAACCAACAAAAATTGTTTCACGTAAACCCAATACAGCGGATGTGCTTGTTCCGATTAGCAATTCAGAAGGAACCAATCATTTCTTTTTGACTGAAAACAAAATCCAAGTAAAACCAATTCTAACACATCCAATGAAAACATCAGTGCGATACCGCTTGAACGGTGGTGCATGGAAGGTAACCAAACTACCTGAACTCAGTTTTTCCAAAGATGGTGATTATAAATTAGAATACCAAGTAACCAATGAACTAGGAGTTTCTGATTCTATGCAAGTTTGGGAATTTAGTGTGGACAACACTCCACCAAAAACTGAGTTCCACTGGCAGCCAGAAATATATAAAAAGTCATCCATTCAATACGTTTCAAAAAATACAAATCTACAACTGAAAGCTATCGATGAGGGTTCGGGGCTTGATACCATTCGGTTTCGCACAGTCTGTGGAAAAAATCCACAATCAGAATGGTTCGAATGGGATCCAAAAAATTCCTGGATGGGTATCATCCATTCTTGTCCGAATGACTTGGAAATTGAAATTTCCGCAATCGATCGATTGGGTAATGAAGAGGTTCCTAATAAAATTTATCTGAAACGAACCAACCAAGGAAACTAA
- a CDS encoding PP2C family protein-serine/threonine phosphatase yields MGHRIRELSNNFLYVVKTKSFLKLFLSIIAFLIIPYFLLISSMIYSRYREALDWNQRFQLIRIQLLTIDLENQIREQINSDLTNKKNIGYLPISEFPQIQSHCSPITKDSLETQELILVRCKWESEINSYLIVSNGKFLSIHSAKFLEDALLDSPYSDSNEGLFVLNSSGDFGISGFIEDDFLVSDFWKSDVSSFLQTHSNLPSLHESLKDEMAYFVVSFPMYELPLHLFIVSPKDLVLVPIKESLNRNILILISLFVLSFLFSTVISLREIESKQKLRLLLQEYPYAAILFDSKGKILLENQEIEPNLFVSNLYRDQLSVKEWIEKEVSLFLKYDSKLQSDTQNLRKDESEFYSEDGSVYSLEITYQLWFLEQKYKFASGALVLIQNITKKRLEFEMEMAYAKDLQKKYLPNQIIILPHLDYEVLYKPLIQVGGDYYDYIDLGNNRCIFALGDVIGHGVKAAMMMTVLRVLFHQIVKTESDPKLILKKMNEGVSANFPDPYAFVPFLFLLFDFNKNTIQYGNAGHPGMLHHSKQKIECYEKLNPMFGMLLNREPKILELPLEKGDRFYLFTDGLKDVENSKREKLYEPDLLHFFSSVETKHMSLIKQELELKIKAYSEGIPFLDDITWIGIQVI; encoded by the coding sequence TTGGGACATAGAATCCGTGAGTTGTCTAATAATTTCTTATACGTAGTCAAAACAAAATCCTTTCTTAAATTATTTCTTTCGATCATTGCATTTCTCATCATTCCCTATTTCCTTTTGATTTCATCGATGATTTATTCCAGGTACAGAGAAGCATTGGACTGGAACCAAAGATTCCAACTCATCCGAATCCAACTTTTGACAATCGATTTAGAAAACCAAATCCGGGAACAAATCAATTCAGACCTTACCAACAAAAAAAATATTGGATACCTCCCTATATCAGAGTTTCCTCAAATCCAGTCTCATTGTTCCCCGATCACAAAAGATAGTTTAGAAACACAGGAATTGATTCTTGTTCGTTGTAAATGGGAGTCGGAAATCAATTCTTACTTAATTGTATCCAACGGTAAATTTCTCTCGATCCATTCAGCAAAATTTTTGGAAGATGCTTTGCTTGATTCACCCTATAGTGATTCCAATGAAGGTCTTTTTGTCTTAAATAGCTCGGGAGATTTTGGAATATCAGGATTTATAGAAGATGATTTTCTGGTTTCTGATTTTTGGAAGTCTGATGTCAGCTCCTTTCTCCAAACTCATTCCAATTTACCTTCTCTTCACGAATCCTTAAAAGATGAAATGGCATATTTTGTAGTAAGTTTTCCCATGTATGAACTACCACTCCACCTATTCATTGTCAGTCCCAAGGATTTGGTTTTAGTTCCGATTAAAGAATCCTTAAATAGAAATATTTTGATACTGATTTCTTTATTTGTATTATCTTTTCTATTTTCAACGGTCATCTCTCTCCGAGAAATCGAATCAAAACAAAAACTTAGACTTCTTCTACAAGAATATCCCTATGCAGCAATACTCTTTGATTCCAAGGGAAAAATCCTATTAGAAAACCAAGAAATTGAACCCAACCTTTTTGTATCGAATCTTTACCGGGACCAACTCTCTGTGAAAGAATGGATTGAAAAGGAAGTCAGTTTATTTTTAAAATACGATTCAAAATTACAAAGTGATACGCAGAACCTTAGGAAAGATGAATCTGAGTTTTATTCTGAGGATGGTTCTGTATATTCACTCGAGATCACATACCAACTTTGGTTTTTGGAACAAAAGTATAAATTTGCTAGCGGCGCTCTTGTTTTAATTCAAAACATCACCAAAAAACGTTTAGAATTTGAAATGGAAATGGCTTATGCAAAAGATTTACAAAAAAAATACCTCCCAAACCAAATCATTATACTCCCACATCTAGATTACGAAGTTTTATACAAACCTCTGATCCAAGTCGGAGGTGACTACTATGACTATATTGATTTGGGCAACAATCGTTGTATTTTTGCACTTGGTGATGTGATTGGCCATGGTGTCAAAGCGGCGATGATGATGACAGTGTTAAGAGTTTTATTTCATCAGATTGTGAAAACAGAATCCGATCCCAAACTCATTTTAAAAAAAATGAATGAAGGAGTATCTGCCAATTTTCCAGATCCATACGCCTTTGTTCCCTTTCTATTTTTACTTTTTGATTTTAATAAAAACACAATCCAATATGGTAATGCAGGCCATCCCGGTATGTTACATCATTCGAAACAAAAAATAGAATGTTATGAAAAATTAAACCCTATGTTTGGGATGTTATTAAACAGAGAACCGAAAATATTAGAACTTCCTCTTGAAAAAGGTGACCGTTTTTATCTCTTTACGGATGGGTTAAAAGACGTAGAAAATTCGAAGAGAGAAAAGTTATATGAGCCTGATTTACTTCATTTTTTTAGTTCTGTGGAAACAAAACATATGTCCCTCATTAAACAAGAGTTAGAGCTTAAAATCAAAGCCTATTCCGAAGGAATCCCATTCCTAGATGATATCACCTGGATTGGGATTCAAGTTATTTAA
- a CDS encoding peptide chain release factor 3 produces the protein MSPELIEREVRRRKTFAIIAHPDAGKTTLTEKLLLYGGAIQLAGAVKAKKEGKSATSDWMAMEKERGISITSAALQFEYKNNILNLLDTPGHEDFSEDTYRTLMAADTAVMVLDAGKGVEPQTIKLFRVCRDRGIPIITFINKMDRPTKDLYALLDEIEKVLGIKAVPDVWPLGTGFDFKGVYDLRDQQLFLFDRTPGGKQKAVFRMAGPNDPSLDEQFDAEIVTAFREQIDLVENGIGQVDKNNFLLGKETPVYFGSAVNNFGIELFLNKFLELAPGPDHIPLRDGNYLDPINAPFSAFVFKVQANMNKAHRDRIAFLRICSGVFERGLNVNHNRLDKPVKLSSSFAFFGQDRNTVDTAFPGDIIGLVNPGTYKIGDVLSTGNTPPLRPLPSFAPELFATISCKDTLQLKSFKKGLDQLAEEGILHLFTSRTIGGGVPIIGAMGKLQFEVFQRRLKDEYGSDTSIHILPYGISRWVKKEDRSKIPSNANLVEDLFGNMALLFDTEWDMNYFHKNNEGIELLDNPPLED, from the coding sequence ATGTCTCCTGAACTGATAGAACGCGAAGTCCGCCGCAGAAAGACCTTTGCCATCATTGCTCACCCTGATGCGGGGAAAACAACCCTCACAGAAAAACTCCTTCTTTACGGGGGTGCGATCCAACTTGCTGGGGCTGTAAAGGCCAAAAAGGAAGGAAAATCTGCCACCTCTGACTGGATGGCCATGGAGAAGGAAAGGGGAATTTCGATCACTTCTGCTGCCCTCCAATTCGAATATAAAAATAACATTTTAAACCTCCTAGACACTCCAGGTCACGAGGACTTTTCGGAAGACACATACCGCACCTTAATGGCAGCAGACACTGCCGTGATGGTTTTGGATGCCGGAAAAGGGGTCGAACCCCAAACTATCAAACTTTTCCGTGTTTGCCGTGACCGTGGAATTCCCATCATCACCTTTATCAATAAAATGGACAGGCCCACTAAGGACCTTTACGCTCTTCTAGATGAAATTGAAAAAGTCCTTGGGATCAAAGCAGTTCCTGACGTTTGGCCACTGGGAACTGGTTTTGATTTTAAGGGAGTGTATGACCTTCGCGACCAACAATTGTTTTTATTTGACCGAACTCCTGGTGGAAAACAAAAAGCTGTCTTTCGTATGGCTGGACCAAATGATCCAAGTTTAGATGAACAGTTTGATGCAGAAATTGTAACAGCTTTTCGGGAACAAATTGATCTGGTTGAAAATGGGATTGGCCAGGTTGACAAAAACAATTTTTTACTGGGAAAGGAAACGCCAGTTTACTTTGGTTCGGCGGTTAATAATTTCGGAATCGAACTGTTTCTAAATAAGTTTTTAGAACTTGCACCAGGTCCTGACCATATCCCGCTTAGGGATGGAAATTATTTAGATCCCATCAATGCGCCTTTTAGTGCCTTTGTATTCAAAGTACAGGCCAATATGAACAAGGCACATAGAGACCGAATTGCCTTTCTTCGGATATGTTCCGGTGTTTTTGAAAGAGGTTTAAACGTAAATCATAACCGCTTAGACAAACCAGTAAAACTTTCATCTAGTTTTGCTTTTTTTGGACAAGATCGTAATACAGTAGATACAGCTTTTCCAGGTGATATCATTGGGCTTGTGAATCCGGGGACTTATAAAATTGGCGATGTTCTGTCTACAGGGAACACACCACCACTTCGTCCACTCCCTAGTTTTGCTCCTGAACTTTTTGCAACCATCTCTTGTAAAGACACCTTACAATTAAAATCTTTTAAGAAGGGTCTTGACCAATTGGCTGAAGAGGGGATTTTACATCTTTTCACCTCACGAACGATTGGTGGTGGTGTTCCCATCATTGGCGCTATGGGAAAACTCCAATTTGAAGTTTTCCAACGCCGCCTTAAAGATGAATATGGATCAGATACCTCTATTCATATCCTTCCTTATGGAATTTCTCGATGGGTAAAAAAGGAAGATCGTTCCAAGATACCATCTAACGCTAATTTGGTAGAAGATTTGTTTGGAAATATGGCACTTCTTTTTGATACAGAGTGGGATATGAACTATTTTCACAAAAACAACGAAGGAATCGAACTTTTAGATAATCCTCCTTTGGAAGATTAA